A portion of the Chryseobacterium tructae genome contains these proteins:
- the efp gene encoding elongation factor P, whose amino-acid sequence MATSNDIRKGLCIEFSNDIFKVIEFLHVKPGKGPAFVRTKLKSVTNGKVLDNTFSAGHKIEEVKVITRKFQYLYDDENGFHFMNNDDFSQLYLNKEMIENSNLMKAGEEVTIILKEADETPLSAELPQSVYLDVIEADPGVKGNTATNALKNAIVETGARVMVPLFIEPGDKIKVSTEDGSYLERVKE is encoded by the coding sequence ATGGCAACAAGTAACGATATCAGAAAAGGTCTTTGCATCGAATTCAGCAATGATATTTTTAAAGTAATTGAGTTTCTTCACGTAAAACCAGGAAAAGGTCCTGCATTCGTAAGAACAAAATTAAAATCTGTAACCAACGGAAAAGTATTAGATAATACATTCTCTGCGGGGCACAAAATTGAAGAAGTAAAAGTAATCACAAGAAAGTTCCAGTATCTTTATGATGATGAGAACGGATTCCACTTCATGAATAATGATGATTTTTCTCAGTTATATTTAAATAAAGAAATGATTGAAAACTCAAACTTGATGAAAGCAGGTGAAGAAGTAACAATCATTTTGAAAGAAGCTGATGAAACTCCACTTTCTGCTGAACTTCCACAATCAGTATATCTGGATGTCATTGAAGCTGATCCGGGTGTAAAAGGAAATACGGCTACCAACGCTCTTAAAAACGCAATCGTTGAAACAGGAGCAAGAGTAATGGTTCCTTTATTCATCGAACCGGGAGACAAAATTAAAGTAAGTACTGAAGACGGTAGCTACTTAGAAAGAGTAAAAGAATAA
- a CDS encoding porin family protein — protein sequence MKKLLLTSALVLSTLSFAQVQWKNTRFGVSAGLNYSRVSNAHNPSGPRYAFQGGALALIPVGKANQFFIQPEVAYYGAGETGKDSDAKNASGYNAIYANNYLSVPIYFKGYFSEAESEFFGLLGPRFNFLLNQNVKDVPATRPYYDPNVTDPSQPPGVNGKANSFNWGIGLGVGYSYKRQLEIALKYDLGLSDTYPNLVKERGGSDKKKSEQVVSLTLNYIFK from the coding sequence ATGAAAAAACTTTTATTAACCTCTGCTTTAGTCCTTTCTACATTATCCTTTGCACAAGTGCAGTGGAAAAATACAAGATTTGGAGTTTCAGCAGGTTTAAACTATTCAAGAGTATCTAATGCCCATAATCCTTCAGGCCCAAGATATGCCTTTCAAGGTGGAGCTTTGGCTTTAATTCCCGTAGGAAAGGCAAATCAGTTTTTTATCCAGCCTGAAGTTGCGTACTACGGGGCAGGAGAAACTGGTAAAGATAGTGATGCTAAGAATGCTAGTGGTTATAATGCAATATATGCGAATAACTATCTGAGTGTGCCTATTTATTTCAAAGGGTACTTTTCAGAAGCAGAATCTGAGTTCTTTGGATTACTGGGGCCTAGATTTAACTTTTTGCTCAATCAAAATGTTAAAGATGTTCCAGCAACCAGACCTTACTATGATCCTAATGTCACTGATCCTTCACAACCTCCAGGCGTAAATGGAAAAGCAAATAGCTTTAACTGGGGAATAGGACTGGGAGTAGGATATAGCTATAAGAGACAACTGGAAATAGCTTTAAAATATGATTTAGGTCTTTCAGACACTTATCCAAATCTTGTAAAAGAAAGAGGTGGTTCTGATAAGAAAAAATCTGAACAGGTTGTATCACTTACATTAAATTACATATTCAAATAA
- the hemB gene encoding porphobilinogen synthase — MIHSRNRRLRVNESIRSLVRENVLTTDDFVMPIFVMEGENMQEPIPSMPGIFRRSIDLTVKECKELFSLGVKAVNLYMKVSEHLKDNTGKEAWNRNGLMQNTIKAIKDAVPGMVVMPDVALDPYSIYGHDGIIENGKILNDATNEALAKMSVSHAEAGADLVAPSDMMDGRVQVIREALEESGFTDVGIVSYAAKYASSFYGPFRSALDSAPKENIEIPKDKKTYQMDFHNTREALNEVFKDIDEGADVIMIKPGLPYLDIVSKVREAIDLPIAVYNVSGEYAMVKAAVQNGWLDNDKTIIESLTCFKRAGADMIFTYFAKEAAMILNK, encoded by the coding sequence ATGATACATTCAAGAAATAGAAGACTTAGAGTTAATGAATCTATCAGAAGTTTGGTAAGAGAAAATGTGCTTACAACTGATGATTTTGTAATGCCGATCTTCGTAATGGAGGGCGAAAATATGCAAGAACCGATCCCGTCGATGCCGGGTATTTTCAGGCGAAGCATAGATTTAACAGTAAAAGAATGTAAGGAATTATTTTCTTTAGGCGTAAAAGCTGTCAACTTGTACATGAAGGTGTCAGAACATCTGAAAGACAATACAGGAAAAGAAGCATGGAACAGAAACGGATTGATGCAGAATACGATCAAAGCGATCAAAGATGCTGTTCCGGGAATGGTGGTAATGCCAGATGTTGCATTAGATCCTTATTCAATCTATGGACATGACGGAATTATTGAAAACGGGAAAATTTTAAATGATGCTACCAATGAGGCATTGGCAAAAATGTCGGTATCGCATGCAGAAGCAGGAGCAGATCTTGTAGCTCCAAGTGATATGATGGATGGTAGAGTACAGGTAATTCGTGAGGCATTGGAAGAAAGTGGGTTTACAGATGTAGGAATTGTTAGCTACGCTGCAAAATATGCAAGTTCTTTCTATGGCCCTTTCAGAAGTGCTTTAGACAGTGCTCCAAAAGAAAATATTGAAATTCCGAAAGATAAAAAGACTTATCAGATGGATTTTCATAACACGCGTGAAGCCTTGAATGAAGTATTTAAAGATATTGATGAAGGAGCAGACGTGATTATGATCAAACCGGGACTTCCTTACCTGGATATTGTTTCCAAAGTACGTGAAGCCATTGATCTTCCAATTGCTGTTTATAACGTAAGTGGTGAATATGCGATGGTGAAAGCAGCGGTTCAGAACGGTTGGTTGGATAACGACAAAACGATCATTGAAAGTCTTACTTGCTTCAAAAGAGCGGGTGCAGATATGATCTTTACTTATTTTGCTAAGGAAGCAGCGATGATCCTTAACAAATAA
- a CDS encoding ABC transporter permease, producing the protein MKNIFLITKREFLTQVKKKSFIILTLLAPILIIAFGSVIGLMFKANESHSIIEVVDKSGLFTNQLKSNDKLNYVFVSAADEKSKINNLKGNESLDGILILPELKGQNYEELETGARLVINSKMGFDTKQKIISDITNVVKKEKIKQLGIQETQLNDLDKSFSLKTINVADNNKEDSDLTFGVKSGLSMVLMYVTFMFIIIYGVRVMRSVLEEKNNRVVEIIISSVKPFELMMGKILGVTLVALTQFLIWITMSIIGALVLNTGFSSLQQNVPGANEQIANKLDMAQLATQISHSLLELNFPLIIFVFIVFFLLGYIFYSSIYAAIGSAVDNETETQQFTLFAILPLTLGMYGSFSLMNNPDGPLGFWLSIIPFTSPVAMIARIPFGVPAWQIALSIVLLLATTIFMIFLAGKIYRVGILMYGNKATLKELWKWIKG; encoded by the coding sequence ATGAAAAATATTTTTTTAATTACAAAGAGAGAGTTTCTTACGCAGGTTAAGAAAAAATCCTTTATCATATTGACTTTATTGGCTCCTATCCTAATTATTGCCTTTGGTTCAGTGATCGGATTAATGTTTAAAGCCAACGAATCACACAGCATTATTGAAGTTGTTGATAAAAGTGGTTTATTTACTAATCAGCTGAAGTCTAATGACAAACTGAATTATGTATTTGTTTCTGCTGCCGATGAAAAATCCAAAATCAATAACTTAAAAGGAAATGAATCTTTGGACGGGATCTTAATTTTGCCTGAATTAAAAGGACAGAATTATGAAGAACTTGAAACGGGAGCAAGGTTGGTTATCAACAGTAAAATGGGCTTTGATACCAAACAGAAGATCATTTCCGATATTACGAATGTTGTTAAAAAGGAAAAAATCAAGCAATTGGGGATTCAGGAAACTCAGCTTAATGATCTTGATAAGAGTTTCAGCCTGAAGACCATTAATGTTGCAGATAACAACAAAGAGGATTCTGACCTTACTTTTGGTGTAAAATCAGGATTAAGTATGGTTCTGATGTATGTTACCTTTATGTTTATCATTATTTATGGAGTAAGGGTAATGCGAAGTGTTCTGGAAGAAAAGAACAACCGTGTTGTAGAGATCATTATTTCATCGGTAAAACCATTTGAACTCATGATGGGGAAAATCCTCGGAGTAACCTTGGTTGCCCTTACACAGTTTCTTATTTGGATTACGATGTCTATAATTGGAGCTCTGGTTCTTAATACCGGATTCTCTTCCCTTCAGCAAAATGTACCTGGCGCCAATGAACAAATTGCCAATAAATTGGATATGGCTCAGCTTGCCACTCAGATTTCTCATAGTTTATTGGAACTTAATTTTCCATTGATCATTTTTGTATTTATTGTTTTCTTCCTTTTAGGATACATTTTCTATAGCTCAATTTATGCTGCCATTGGATCTGCTGTGGATAATGAAACAGAAACTCAGCAATTCACTTTATTTGCGATCTTACCTTTAACCTTGGGAATGTATGGCAGTTTTTCATTAATGAATAATCCTGATGGTCCATTGGGCTTCTGGTTATCGATTATACCATTTACTTCCCCTGTTGCCATGATTGCAAGAATACCTTTTGGAGTTCCTGCATGGCAGATTGCCTTATCAATTGTATTACTATTAGCAACAACGATCTTTATGATCTTCCTTGCTGGAAAAATCTACCGTGTAGGGATTTTGATGTACGGCAATAAAGCTACTTTAAAAGAGCTTTGGAAATGGATCAAAGGCTAG
- the lpxD gene encoding UDP-3-O-(3-hydroxymyristoyl)glucosamine N-acyltransferase — protein MEFTASQIASFIDGKIIGDENALITGVSPIENGESGHLSFIAQDRFSHFLDTSKCSVIIVSEKLLNKNSYNPTLIVVKDAYLSFQVLMNLYQEMRGRKEGIEDGSSIHDSAVIGEGAYIGAFTYVSEKAKIGEGSQIYPHVYIGKGVKIGKNCKIDSGARIYDYCIIGDNCVIHSNTVVGGDGFGFQPTAEGFKKIPQLGNVIIEDDVEIGSNCSIDRATIGSTIIGKGTKIDNLIQIAHNVKIGQNNVIAAQAGIAGSTTIGDWNQIGGQVGVVGHIKIGNQVKIQAQSGVNSSVNDRETLYGSPAVSYNDYLRSYVHFRNFPEIVNRINNLENNSKDNTNE, from the coding sequence ATGGAATTCACAGCTTCGCAAATTGCAAGTTTTATTGACGGAAAAATAATAGGTGATGAGAATGCACTTATTACAGGGGTTTCTCCAATTGAAAATGGAGAATCAGGACATCTTTCTTTTATAGCACAAGATCGATTTTCTCATTTTTTAGACACCTCAAAGTGCTCTGTAATCATCGTTTCAGAAAAACTTCTGAATAAAAATAGTTATAACCCTACCTTAATTGTAGTAAAAGATGCTTATTTATCTTTTCAGGTTCTGATGAACTTATATCAGGAGATGAGAGGAAGAAAAGAAGGCATTGAAGATGGTTCATCCATTCATGATTCAGCTGTGATAGGTGAAGGAGCTTATATAGGGGCATTTACATATGTTTCTGAAAAGGCTAAGATTGGTGAGGGCTCACAGATTTATCCACATGTATACATTGGAAAAGGAGTAAAAATTGGTAAAAACTGTAAAATAGACAGTGGTGCCAGAATTTATGACTATTGTATCATTGGTGATAACTGTGTCATTCATTCTAATACAGTAGTAGGAGGAGATGGTTTTGGGTTTCAGCCTACAGCTGAAGGATTCAAAAAAATTCCACAGCTTGGAAACGTAATTATTGAAGATGATGTAGAAATTGGCTCAAACTGTAGTATAGACAGAGCTACGATAGGTTCTACCATTATTGGAAAAGGAACGAAAATTGATAATCTGATCCAGATTGCTCACAATGTGAAAATAGGACAAAATAATGTCATTGCAGCGCAAGCCGGAATTGCAGGTTCTACTACTATTGGAGACTGGAATCAAATTGGAGGTCAGGTAGGTGTTGTTGGTCATATCAAAATCGGAAACCAAGTGAAGATTCAGGCTCAGAGTGGTGTGAACTCAAGTGTTAATGATAGAGAAACTTTATATGGTTCACCAGCAGTCAGCTATAATGACTATTTAAGAAGCTATGTTCATTTCAGAAATTTCCCTGAAATAGTTAACAGAATAAATAATCTTGAGAATAACTCAAAAGATAATACTAATGAGTGA
- a CDS encoding bacteriocin, giving the protein MKKLTKKDLKQIEGGYYYTYPDKNGNCFRGWYLCPTKICLLDHPDNPIHPEDPFCQGK; this is encoded by the coding sequence ATGAAAAAATTAACAAAAAAAGATTTAAAGCAAATCGAAGGCGGATATTATTATACCTATCCTGATAAAAATGGGAACTGTTTTCGGGGATGGTATCTATGTCCAACAAAAATTTGTCTTTTAGATCATCCCGACAATCCTATACATCCCGAAGATCCTTTCTGTCAGGGAAAATAA
- a CDS encoding ABC transporter ATP-binding protein, with translation MIYGTLFLTFLGALAAQVNPIVLKYTVDEVTNLTHLPHPMTEGIHILIIISIILLGKELLNIFINFGQKFYGEKIRINISSVLAQSAIDRILTYRVAYFNDENHESGKLQIRIDRGIESLTKLVQNFFIDILPLFSNAIIALIIMYMQNVYVGLVSTIIVPIYFYISSLQAKKLSGVRRQLRNQREKKTSGLLNLVNSIMVIKSFVREKFEGKKQYDLQMQLMESQMFTRRTNFIYDGLKTFIEQFGVVLIIILTVYLVLDQQMTIGAIMLHIMLFNNVSAPIRQLHRIYDDMNDAMIYAEGYFEILDADDETEPSGNFVERDIKGTFELKNVNFTYPNGTPALHDVSMKIENGKTTALVGLSGAGKSTVINLLCKFYLPNSGEILLDEVNLNEFDNTFLRSDLGLVLQKNHIFQGSIEDNIRYGDMNASFEEIQEAAKKAYLHDQIMDLPTGYQHDATQLSGGQQQRIAIARLFLKNPPIIFLDEPTASLDAIATEQIKNSLDAIKEGRTVIIISHSLSQILDSDMIYVMKKGRVVENGTHDELYNKEGTYREIFDASARSLNLDKLVNTLKEN, from the coding sequence ATGATCTACGGGACATTGTTTCTTACATTCCTTGGCGCTTTGGCGGCGCAGGTGAACCCGATTGTTCTTAAATATACAGTAGATGAGGTAACAAACCTTACTCATCTTCCACATCCAATGACAGAAGGAATTCATATCCTTATTATTATCTCCATTATTTTACTGGGAAAGGAATTGTTGAACATTTTCATCAATTTTGGACAGAAGTTTTATGGTGAAAAAATCAGGATCAACATCAGCTCTGTTTTGGCACAATCTGCAATTGATAGAATTTTGACCTATAGGGTAGCTTATTTCAACGATGAAAATCATGAATCCGGAAAACTTCAGATTAGAATTGACCGCGGTATTGAAAGTTTGACAAAGCTAGTACAGAATTTTTTTATTGATATTCTTCCGTTATTTTCCAATGCGATTATTGCACTCATCATCATGTACATGCAGAATGTGTACGTGGGATTGGTTTCTACGATTATTGTTCCGATTTATTTTTACATAAGCTCACTGCAGGCTAAAAAGCTAAGCGGAGTACGCCGACAACTTCGAAATCAAAGAGAGAAAAAAACTTCCGGTCTTTTGAATCTTGTTAATTCTATTATGGTGATTAAAAGTTTTGTCCGTGAAAAATTTGAAGGTAAAAAACAATATGATCTACAGATGCAGTTGATGGAAAGTCAGATGTTCACCAGAAGAACCAACTTTATATACGACGGATTAAAGACTTTTATTGAACAGTTTGGGGTCGTATTGATTATTATTCTCACAGTATATTTGGTGTTGGATCAGCAGATGACTATTGGTGCTATTATGCTTCATATCATGCTTTTTAACAATGTTTCTGCACCAATTCGCCAATTGCATAGGATTTATGACGATATGAATGATGCCATGATCTATGCTGAAGGCTACTTTGAGATTCTTGATGCCGATGATGAAACAGAACCTAGTGGTAACTTTGTAGAAAGAGACATTAAAGGAACTTTTGAACTTAAAAACGTAAACTTTACTTATCCTAACGGAACCCCTGCGTTACATGATGTTTCCATGAAAATTGAAAATGGTAAAACAACTGCATTGGTAGGGTTAAGCGGAGCGGGAAAATCCACAGTAATTAATCTTCTGTGTAAATTTTATCTTCCCAATTCAGGCGAAATTCTGCTGGATGAGGTGAACTTAAATGAATTTGATAATACATTTCTGAGAAGCGATCTTGGATTGGTTCTTCAGAAAAACCATATTTTTCAGGGGAGTATTGAAGACAACATCCGTTATGGAGATATGAATGCCAGCTTTGAAGAAATTCAGGAAGCCGCCAAAAAAGCATACCTTCATGATCAGATTATGGATCTTCCTACAGGCTATCAACATGATGCTACTCAACTTTCAGGAGGGCAGCAGCAGAGAATTGCGATTGCAAGACTGTTTTTGAAAAATCCCCCAATCATATTCCTGGATGAGCCTACAGCAAGCCTCGATGCGATTGCGACTGAACAGATCAAAAATTCTTTAGATGCTATTAAAGAGGGAAGGACCGTTATCATTATTTCCCATTCATTATCCCAGATTTTAGATTCAGATATGATCTACGTGATGAAAAAAGGAAGAGTAGTGGAGAATGGAACCCACGATGAGCTTTACAATAAAGAAGGGACTTATCGTGAAATCTTTGATGCTTCAGCCCGAAGCTTAAATCTAGATAAACTGGTGAATACTCTTAAAGAAAATTAA
- a CDS encoding ABC transporter ATP-binding protein, with protein MLKAEHIKKTYNAGKKVALDDFSIHVPKGSIYGLLGPNGAGKTSFIRIINQITQADSGEILINGEKLNPNHIKDIGYMPEERGLYKNMSVGDQILYFGELKGMSKNDALNEAKKWFDKLNIDQWWKKKLSELSKGMAQKIQFVVTVLHRPHLLILDEPFSGFDPVNANLIKDQIIDLKNNGTTIILSTHRMESVEEMCDYVALINNSKKIIDGRVFDVREKFKKNIFGITLSEVNNEQLESFRNKYEIFNFSNENSLVSFDLKNEADQNHILLDLVHVGKVRSFDERIPSMNEVFINAVSNHS; from the coding sequence ATGCTAAAAGCTGAACATATTAAAAAGACCTATAATGCAGGAAAAAAGGTTGCACTGGATGATTTTAGCATCCATGTTCCTAAAGGCAGCATTTATGGACTTTTAGGGCCTAACGGAGCCGGAAAAACATCATTCATCCGTATCATCAACCAGATTACCCAGGCAGACTCCGGAGAGATCTTAATCAATGGAGAAAAACTGAACCCCAATCATATCAAAGATATCGGTTATATGCCGGAAGAAAGAGGGCTTTATAAAAATATGAGCGTGGGTGATCAGATTCTTTATTTTGGGGAACTGAAAGGAATGAGTAAAAATGATGCTCTGAATGAAGCAAAAAAATGGTTTGATAAGCTTAATATCGACCAATGGTGGAAGAAAAAGCTTTCTGAATTATCTAAAGGAATGGCACAAAAGATCCAGTTTGTGGTAACCGTACTTCACAGACCTCATCTTTTAATCCTTGATGAACCTTTCTCAGGTTTCGATCCTGTAAATGCCAACTTAATCAAAGATCAAATCATTGATCTTAAAAATAACGGAACGACTATCATCCTTTCTACCCACAGAATGGAAAGTGTGGAAGAAATGTGTGACTATGTAGCACTGATCAACAACTCCAAAAAGATTATTGACGGAAGAGTTTTCGATGTAAGGGAAAAATTCAAGAAAAACATTTTTGGAATTACCCTTTCTGAAGTAAATAATGAACAATTAGAAAGCTTTAGAAATAAATATGAGATCTTCAACTTTTCAAATGAAAATAGTCTGGTTTCTTTTGACCTGAAAAATGAAGCAGATCAGAATCATATACTCCTTGATCTGGTTCATGTTGGGAAAGTAAGATCTTTTGATGAAAGAATTCCTAGTATGAATGAAGTGTTTATTAACGCTGTAAGTAACCATTCTTAA
- the lpxA gene encoding acyl-ACP--UDP-N-acetylglucosamine O-acyltransferase: MIHQLAAVDKRAKISKNVIVEPFTTIAGDVEIGEGTWIGPNVTIMDGARIGKDCKIFPGTVISAIPQDLKFDGEDTRTIIGDNTTLRECVTINRGTKALGYTKVGSNCLIMATSHVAHDCIIGDNVIIANGCGIAGHVEIGDFTVMGGLSAVQQFGKIGKHTMISGGSLIRKDVPPYVKVARDPISYAGINSVGLRRRGFSNEKIFEIQKIYRAIFQMKMNVSQALAYIEKEMLPTAERDEILQFIQNSPRGIVKGYGTGKDSN; encoded by the coding sequence ATGATTCATCAGTTAGCAGCCGTAGATAAACGTGCGAAAATCAGCAAAAATGTAATCGTAGAACCATTTACTACAATTGCAGGGGACGTAGAAATTGGAGAAGGAACTTGGATTGGTCCAAATGTTACCATCATGGATGGAGCAAGAATAGGGAAAGATTGTAAGATTTTTCCAGGGACTGTAATTTCTGCTATTCCTCAGGACTTAAAGTTTGATGGTGAAGATACACGAACTATTATTGGAGATAATACTACTTTAAGAGAATGTGTAACGATAAATAGAGGAACAAAAGCCTTAGGGTATACCAAAGTAGGAAGCAATTGCCTAATTATGGCAACTTCCCACGTTGCTCATGACTGCATCATAGGAGATAATGTAATTATTGCCAATGGTTGTGGTATTGCAGGACACGTTGAAATCGGAGATTTTACCGTAATGGGAGGATTATCTGCAGTTCAGCAGTTTGGTAAGATCGGAAAACATACTATGATTTCAGGAGGATCTTTGATCAGAAAAGATGTTCCTCCTTATGTAAAAGTGGCAAGAGATCCTATTTCTTATGCTGGTATTAACTCAGTAGGGCTTAGAAGAAGAGGTTTTTCCAATGAGAAGATCTTTGAAATTCAAAAGATTTACAGAGCTATTTTCCAAATGAAGATGAACGTTTCGCAAGCGTTGGCATATATTGAAAAAGAAATGCTTCCTACCGCTGAAAGAGATGAAATCCTTCAGTTTATCCAAAACTCTCCAAGAGGTATTGTAAAAGGATACGGAACAGGAAAAGATAGCAACTAA
- a CDS encoding TM2 domain-containing protein — MENYGYTKTENTENQQSNIPYRSEKKLPAALLGILVGWLALNKFYLGYTREGIIQLILNVVTCGLASVIPFIEGILYLFMSDKQFDDTYVYGKKPWL; from the coding sequence ATGGAAAATTACGGATATACAAAAACGGAGAATACAGAGAACCAACAGAGCAATATCCCCTATCGTTCAGAGAAAAAACTTCCTGCTGCCTTATTAGGAATTCTTGTAGGTTGGCTAGCTTTAAATAAATTTTATCTCGGATACACCAGAGAAGGTATTATTCAACTGATCCTGAATGTAGTCACTTGTGGCCTTGCTTCCGTTATTCCTTTTATTGAGGGTATTCTATATCTGTTTATGAGTGATAAACAGTTTGATGACACTTATGTGTATGGTAAAAAACCTTGGTTATAA
- a CDS encoding T9SS type A sorting domain-containing protein, whose product MKKLLLLILFVGAFVGFSNNLQAQLREPGSITQKADDGVLLAYPNPAKDFLIIKAKDSSLRIKSVTFYSILGMQVANYTVNMNSGEINIEKLKPGKYLIRYLLSDNTQKVTQIVKQ is encoded by the coding sequence ATGAAAAAACTTTTACTTTTAATTCTATTTGTAGGCGCTTTTGTTGGATTTTCCAACAATTTACAAGCTCAGCTTAGAGAGCCGGGTTCCATCACTCAGAAGGCAGATGATGGTGTTTTGCTTGCCTATCCAAATCCTGCAAAGGATTTCCTTATTATTAAGGCAAAAGATTCTTCTTTAAGAATCAAAAGTGTGACTTTTTATTCTATTTTGGGTATGCAAGTCGCTAATTATACTGTCAATATGAACTCCGGAGAGATTAATATTGAAAAATTAAAACCCGGAAAATATCTGATTCGTTACCTTTTAAGCGACAATACGCAGAAAGTTACTCAAATCGTAAAACAATAA
- a CDS encoding helix-turn-helix transcriptional regulator produces MNDHYLKKLDRVTAILTQLQSKSVVRAQDLAEKFDVSIRTIYRDVKTLENAGIPIVGEAGNGYSLMDGYKLPPIMFTKEEVLSFITAEKLMQKFSHQSLGNHYQTAMEKVRSVLRHSDKNLIQNIEKQIDVFNFYNQKPDDSLKNVIPIILESIAEKTQLNIEYQTVDSRVTNRTIEAVGIFFEFNFWYIMAYCTLRKDFRQFRIDRILQISKTQVPFLQEYGQINDYRKSHGNKVKAKLLVDKKIMAHLVNSKKYYGLVEEVETDQGMELTFETEWINDGFPRWVITFADYATILEPESLRIRMNELLVKMMGRHQ; encoded by the coding sequence ATGAATGATCATTATTTAAAAAAACTCGACCGCGTAACCGCTATTCTTACCCAATTGCAATCCAAATCTGTAGTAAGGGCTCAGGATTTGGCCGAAAAATTTGATGTCAGTATCAGAACCATTTATAGAGACGTTAAAACTCTGGAAAATGCAGGAATTCCAATTGTTGGAGAAGCAGGAAACGGATATTCTCTGATGGATGGCTATAAGCTTCCACCAATCATGTTTACCAAAGAAGAGGTGTTGAGTTTTATCACTGCAGAGAAGTTAATGCAGAAGTTTTCCCATCAAAGTTTGGGGAATCATTATCAAACAGCCATGGAAAAAGTACGTTCAGTATTGAGGCATTCTGATAAAAATCTGATTCAGAATATTGAAAAGCAGATTGATGTTTTTAATTTTTACAATCAAAAACCGGATGATTCCCTAAAGAACGTAATTCCTATTATTTTGGAAAGTATTGCAGAGAAAACTCAATTGAATATTGAATATCAAACAGTAGATTCAAGAGTAACCAACAGAACCATTGAAGCGGTGGGAATTTTCTTTGAATTTAATTTCTGGTATATTATGGCTTACTGTACACTGAGGAAAGACTTCAGACAGTTTAGGATAGACAGAATCTTACAGATTTCAAAAACGCAGGTTCCTTTTTTACAGGAATATGGCCAGATCAACGATTATAGAAAGTCACATGGAAATAAAGTTAAGGCAAAACTTCTGGTGGATAAAAAGATAATGGCACATCTTGTCAATTCTAAAAAATATTATGGATTGGTTGAAGAAGTAGAAACCGATCAGGGCATGGAACTTACTTTTGAAACAGAATGGATCAATGACGGATTTCCTCGTTGGGTTATCACATTTGCAGATTACGCCACTATTCTTGAGCCGGAAAGTCTTCGGATAAGAATGAATGAGCTTCTCGTTAAAATGATGGGGAGACATCAATAA
- a CDS encoding DinB family protein — translation MTTTATASLQFMTTDQLLKDWQGHRNLTRRVIEAFPEKELFEFSIGGMRPFAKMATELLNIGGVALKGIIENNMEAYNEEGFTPKTKEELLKKWDEETEVINHYFRQITEARFQETFNLFGQYEFPVYENILYFIDNEIHHRAQGYVYLRALGIEPPFFWERF, via the coding sequence ATGACAACTACAGCAACAGCAAGCCTGCAATTCATGACTACTGATCAATTATTAAAAGACTGGCAAGGACACAGAAACCTGACAAGAAGAGTTATTGAAGCTTTTCCGGAAAAAGAATTATTTGAATTTTCAATTGGCGGAATGAGACCATTTGCTAAAATGGCAACGGAACTACTCAATATTGGAGGAGTTGCATTAAAAGGAATCATTGAAAACAACATGGAAGCTTACAATGAGGAAGGTTTTACTCCAAAAACCAAAGAAGAACTCCTTAAAAAATGGGACGAAGAAACTGAGGTTATCAATCATTACTTTAGACAAATTACTGAAGCTCGCTTCCAGGAAACGTTTAATTTATTCGGACAATATGAGTTCCCGGTATATGAGAACATTCTTTATTTTATAGATAACGAAATCCATCACCGTGCGCAGGGATATGTTTATTTGAGAGCTTTAGGCATTGAACCGCCTTTCTTCTGGGAAAGATTTTAA